In the Blautia coccoides genome, TATGGCCCTTGCTATGGCAACCCTCTGCTGCTGCCCGCCGGACATCTCAGAAGGCTTGTGGTCCATACGGTGCTCCAGACCTACCATTTTCAGGGCTTCCCGGGAAAGCTGTCTTCTCTCCTGTCTGCCAAGTCCTCTGTAGATCAGAGGAAGTTCAACATTCTCCAGGGCATTCAGATTTGCTATCAGATTAAAACCCTGAAAGATAAATCCAATCTCTCTGTTGCGGATCTCTGAAAGCTGATTATCTTTCAGGTGGGAAACATCCTGCCCGTGCAGACAGTACGATCCCTCTGTGGGCACATCCAGGCATCCCAGCATATTCATAAGTGTGGATTTCCCTGAACCGGACTGCCCAATGATCGCAACAAATTCTCCCTCGTCGATCTGCAGATCCACATGGTCCAGCGCCCGCACTTCATTCTCACCCGGATTGTATATTTTGCAGATTCCGGAGAGCTGTATCAGATTCTGCACTGTATTTTCTCTTTTCACTTCTGTATTATTTTCCATACACACATCCTCCCCTGCATCTTCCGATGCAGTGCAATTTTTATCATTGTACTACATCATTAGTACAACAATACATCACAATTCTTAAGTTGTCAATTTGGAAATCCGAAAACTTTTCTAAACGTTATCTAAAGAATTCTTTAGAAAAGAAATGAGGGCATACCACGCCCTCATTTCCAACTGCCGTCCCAGGATTCAATTTTCTTATCTCTTACCATCAGGTCCGAAACTGCCTCCGCCGGACTTTTCCCCTCAAAGAGCACCCGGTTCACCTGTTCAATGATGGGCATCTCCACTTGGTATTTTTCTGCCAGTTCTCTTCCGGCCTTTGCAGAGAAAACACCCTCCACCACCATATTTACCTCATCCATAGCCTCCTGCATGGTACGTCCCTGTCCCATGAGGAATCCCGCTTTTCGGTTACGGCTGTGGACACTGGCACAGGTAACGATCAGATCGCCGATTCCAGAAAGTCCGTAAAAAGTATCAGGACTTGCTCCCATGGCAATTCCCAGTCTTGCGATTTCTGCCATACCACGGGTAATCAGTGCCGCTTTTGTATTATCCCCGTATCCAAGTCCGTCCGCTGTTCCTGCTGCCAGGGCAATAACGTTTTTCAGAGCGCCGCCCAATTCAATTCCCAGCATATCGGGACTAATATACACACGGAACGAAGGACTCATAAAAATATTCTGCAGATATTCCGCAGTTTCTTTTCTTTTTGCCCCCACCACACAGGTAGTAGGCAGATTCCTACTGACTTCTTCCGCATGGCTTGGTCCCGAGAGAACGCATGCCTGGGAATTCGGTATCTCTTCCTCTATCATATCCGTTAGCGTTGTGAGCGTATGCTCCTCGATTCCCTTTGCCACATTTACAATGAGCTGGCCATAACGGATATAGGGGTTCATCTTCCTGGCAGTAGAGCGGACCGCCACGGAAGGCACTGCCAGGACGATCACATCTTTTCCCTCCAGGGCCTCCTCCAGACTGCTGGTGATCGTGATACCCTCCGGCAGTCTGACACCCGGCAGTTTCGCCTTATGTTCCCTTGTCCTGCGAAGCTCTTCTGCCTGTTCCTCCCTGTGGGACCACAAAACCGTGTCATGTCCATTGCCGCAAAGCAGCATAGCCAGGGCGGTTCCCCAGCTTCCTGCACCAATCACACTTACTTTTGCCATGCTATCCCTCCATCAAAACTGTTTAATGTTTCCCCAGATAAATTTTATTTTCATTGCCGCGGATCAAACGCACAATGTTCTGCCTGTGCCGCCAGAAGGCCAATGCCATCAGAAACAGTGCCAGTATGTACATCTCGTGCAAAACGCCCGGGTCTACATCATATCTGCCTATCTGCCCTGAGACGATCACGCCTACCGCAAAAAAGAAATATCCCAGCAGAGATCCCAGAGACACGTAGTGACTCAGGAAAAAAGCTGTAAAAAATACCACGGCACAGATCAAAAAAAGACGCCAGTCAAAAGCTGCCACCAGACCTACAGAGGCTGCGATCCCTTTTCCTCCTTTAAAATGCAGATAGAAAGGGAAGTTATGACCCAGTATACATCCAGCACCGGCATACAGCTCCAGCAGCCTTACCAGCTGCGGATGGCTTTTGCCGAAGAGCAGATAGACTGCCAGGATCGCCAGGGCGCATTTCAGGCAGTCACCCAGAAGGGTAACAGCCCCTGCCTTCTTGCCCAGCGTGCGGAGCGCATTTGTGGTCCCCGCATTTCCGCTTCCGTGTTCCCGGATATCAATTCCGTTTTTTCTGCCGTAAATATAAGAGGTCTGGAACAGACCAAACGCATAACCAATCAGCAGACTTACAATTCGTACCAGCATTTGTCATCCTACTCCTTTTCTTTGCGTTCCCTGACAATGAATTTCAGGGAAGTTCCCTTAAATCCAAAGGTATCCCTGATCTTATTCTCCAGATATCTGGTGTAGGAGAAATGCATCAGTTCCTTGTCATTGACAAAAATAACAAATGTGGGCGGCTTGACCGCCACCTGGGTAATATAAAACAGTTTCAGGCGTTTTCCCTTGTCAGAAGGCGGCTGCTGCATGGCAACGGCCTCTGTCATGATTTCATTGAGCACACCTGTCTGTACTCTGAGCGTCTGATTCTCCAACACCATATCAATGGTCTCAAAAAGCTTCGGTATTCTTTGCCCTGTCTCCGCGGAAATAAAAATGATCTCCGCATACGGCATGTAGGATAAGACATCTCTCACTTTATTTGTAAACTTGTAGATCGTCTTGTCATTTTTCTCAATGGCATCCCATTTATTCACTGCAATGATGACACCCTTGCCTCTCTCATGGGCAATTCCCGCGATCTTCGCATCCTGCTCTGTCACGCCCTCTGTGGCATCGATCATCATGACCACCACATCCGCCCGCTCCACAGCCGTCACTGTACGGATGATGCTGTATCGCTCCAGCTCCTCTTTGATCTTACTTTTTCTTCTCAGTCCTGCCGTGTCGATAAAAATGTATTCCTTATCCTTCCACTCCACCTTTGTATCAATGGCATCTCTGGTTGTTCCTGCAATATCAGATACAATGACACGGGATTCCCCGATCAGCTTATTGATCAAAGAAGATTTTCCCACGTTGGGTTTCCCCACCACTGCGATTTTAGGGATTTCTTCCTCCTCGACGTCGTCCGCGT is a window encoding:
- a CDS encoding ABC transporter ATP-binding protein, whose amino-acid sequence is MENNTEVKRENTVQNLIQLSGICKIYNPGENEVRALDHVDLQIDEGEFVAIIGQSGSGKSTLMNMLGCLDVPTEGSYCLHGQDVSHLKDNQLSEIRNREIGFIFQGFNLIANLNALENVELPLIYRGLGRQERRQLSREALKMVGLEHRMDHKPSEMSGGQQQRVAIARAIAARPPVILADEPTGNLDSASSKEILQILRGLHNEGRTVILITHDDGIAEQARRIIRIMDGKIESDRLNDQYEEGAHHVEKE
- a CDS encoding NAD(P)H-dependent glycerol-3-phosphate dehydrogenase is translated as MAKVSVIGAGSWGTALAMLLCGNGHDTVLWSHREEQAEELRRTREHKAKLPGVRLPEGITITSSLEEALEGKDVIVLAVPSVAVRSTARKMNPYIRYGQLIVNVAKGIEEHTLTTLTDMIEEEIPNSQACVLSGPSHAEEVSRNLPTTCVVGAKRKETAEYLQNIFMSPSFRVYISPDMLGIELGGALKNVIALAAGTADGLGYGDNTKAALITRGMAEIARLGIAMGASPDTFYGLSGIGDLIVTCASVHSRNRKAGFLMGQGRTMQEAMDEVNMVVEGVFSAKAGRELAEKYQVEMPIIEQVNRVLFEGKSPAEAVSDLMVRDKKIESWDGSWK
- the der gene encoding ribosome biogenesis GTPase Der, with the protein product MSKPIVAIVGRPNVGKSTLFNALAGEKISIVKDTPGVTRDRIYADVSWLDKSFTLIDTGGIEPDSRDIILSQMREQAQIAIDTADVIIFITDVRQGLVDSDAKVADMLRRSGKPVVLVVNKVDNFDKFIMDTYEFYNLGIGEPVPVSATGKLGIGDMLEKVVEYFDEDADDVEEEEIPKIAVVGKPNVGKSSLINKLIGESRVIVSDIAGTTRDAIDTKVEWKDKEYIFIDTAGLRRKSKIKEELERYSIIRTVTAVERADVVVMMIDATEGVTEQDAKIAGIAHERGKGVIIAVNKWDAIEKNDKTIYKFTNKVRDVLSYMPYAEIIFISAETGQRIPKLFETIDMVLENQTLRVQTGVLNEIMTEAVAMQQPPSDKGKRLKLFYITQVAVKPPTFVIFVNDKELMHFSYTRYLENKIRDTFGFKGTSLKFIVRERKEKE
- the plsY gene encoding glycerol-3-phosphate 1-O-acyltransferase PlsY encodes the protein MLVRIVSLLIGYAFGLFQTSYIYGRKNGIDIREHGSGNAGTTNALRTLGKKAGAVTLLGDCLKCALAILAVYLLFGKSHPQLVRLLELYAGAGCILGHNFPFYLHFKGGKGIAASVGLVAAFDWRLFLICAVVFFTAFFLSHYVSLGSLLGYFFFAVGVIVSGQIGRYDVDPGVLHEMYILALFLMALAFWRHRQNIVRLIRGNENKIYLGKH